The following proteins come from a genomic window of Carassius carassius chromosome 10, fCarCar2.1, whole genome shotgun sequence:
- the LOC132152211 gene encoding activin receptor type-2A-like isoform X1, producing the protein MRTDTKLALAIFLVSCSSGAILGRSETQECAFYNASWEKDGTNQSGVESCLTEKDKRRHCFSTWKNRSGAIEMVKQGCWLDDVNCYDSSECVEHKEDPDVFFCCCEGNMCNEKFHYSPELIQTTSSTDPPKPDEFPTLLYSLIPVMAVAVILFLSFWMYRHLKPSYPPMLVPSQDPCLMPPSPLLGQKPLQLLELKARGRFGCVWKAQLLNEHVAVKIFPVQNKQSWQNEYEMYSLSGMKHENILHFIAAEKRGNGVDIELWLITAYHEKGSLTDFLKANVVSWNELCLIAQTFVRGLAYLHEDIPNLKDGHKPAVAHRDIKSKNVLLKSDLTACIADFGLSLKFEAGKSTGDTHGQVGTRRYMAPEVLEGAISFQRDSFLRIDMYAAGLVLWELASRCTAADGPVDEFCLPFEEEAGLHPSLEDMQDVVVHKKLRPIFREHWLKHTGLAMLCETVEECWDHEAEARLSAGCVEERILSMQRITSLIAPDDILSVVTMVTNLDFPPKESSL; encoded by the exons ATGAGGACAGACACCAAACTGGCCTTGGCCATATTCCTCGTATCCTGTTCATCAG GTGCGATTCTCGGGCGCTCGGAGACGCAGGAGTGTGCGTTTTACAATGCCAGCTGGGAGAAGGACGGCACGAACCAGAGCGGCGTGGAATCATGTCTCACAGAGAAAGACAAACGACGACACTGTTTCTCCACCTGGAAGAACCGCTCAGGAGCCATCGAGATGGTGAAGCAGGGCTGCTGGCTGGACGACGTCAACTGCTACGACAG cagcgAGTGTGTGGAGCATAAGGAGGATCCCGACGTCTTCTTCTGCTGCTGCGAGGGAAACATGTGCAACGAGAAGTTTCACTACAGTCCAGAGCTGATTCAGA ccacGTCGAGCACCGATCCTCCGAAGCCGGACGAGTTTCCCACACTGCTCTACTCTCTGATTCCCGTCATGGCTGTCGCTGTCATCCTCTTCCTCTCGTTCTGGATGTACCGGCATCTGAAGCCGTCGTACCCGCCGATGCTCGTGCCATCACAG gACCCGTGTCTGATGCCTCCGTCTCCGTTGTTGGGTCAGAAGCCGCTGCAGCTGCTGGAGCTGAAGGCTCGTGGACGCTTCGGCTGCGTCTGGAAAGCTCAGCTGCTCAACGAACACGTGGCTGTCAAAATCTTCCCGGTGCAG AATAAACAGTCGTGGCAGAATGAATATGAGATGTATAGTTTGAGTGGAATGAAACATGAAAATATCCTTCACTTCATCGCGGCAGAAAAAAGAGGGAATGGAGTCGACATCGAGCTCTGGCTCATCACAGCGTATCATGagaag GGCTCGCTGACAGACTTCCTGAAGGCGAACGTTGTGTCGTGGAATGAGTTGTGTCTGATAGCGCAGACGTTTGTGCGCGGTTTGGCGTATTTACACGAGGACATTCCCAACCTGAAGGACGGACACAAGCCTGCCGTTGCTCACCG agaTATCAAGAGTAAGAATGTGTTACTGAAGAGTGATTTAACTGCCTGTATTGCTGACTTTGGCCTGTCACTGAAGTTTGAAGCAGGGAAATCTACAGGTGACACACACGGACAG GTGGGGACGCGGCGGTACATGGCTCCGGAGGTGCTGGAGGGAGCCATCAGTTTCCAGCGTGATTCCTTCCTGAGGATCGACATGTACGCCGCGGGTCTGGTGCTGTGGGAGCTGGCCTCTCGCTGCACAGCGGCCGACG gGCCTGTGGATGAGTTCTGTCTGCCGTTTGAGGAGGAGGCCGGTCTTCATCCGTCTCTGGAGGACATGCAGGACGTCGTTGTGCACAAGAAACTACGGCCGATATTCAGAGAACACTGGCTGAAACatacg GGTCTGGCGATGCTCTGTGAGACCGTGGAGGAGTGCTGGGACCACGAGGCCGAGGCGCGTCTGTCTGCGGGGTGTGTGGAGGAGCGCATCCTCTCAATGCAGCGCATCACCAGCCTCATCGCCCCCGACGACATCCTCTCCGTCGTCACCATGGTTACCAACCTGGACTTCCCCCCTAAAGAATCCAGCCTATGA
- the LOC132152211 gene encoding activin receptor type-2A-like isoform X2, whose amino-acid sequence MRTDTKLALAIFLVSCSSGAILGRSETQECAFYNASWEKDGTNQSGVESCLTEKDKRRHCFSTWKNRSGAIEMVKQGCWLDDVNCYDSECVEHKEDPDVFFCCCEGNMCNEKFHYSPELIQTTSSTDPPKPDEFPTLLYSLIPVMAVAVILFLSFWMYRHLKPSYPPMLVPSQDPCLMPPSPLLGQKPLQLLELKARGRFGCVWKAQLLNEHVAVKIFPVQNKQSWQNEYEMYSLSGMKHENILHFIAAEKRGNGVDIELWLITAYHEKGSLTDFLKANVVSWNELCLIAQTFVRGLAYLHEDIPNLKDGHKPAVAHRDIKSKNVLLKSDLTACIADFGLSLKFEAGKSTGDTHGQVGTRRYMAPEVLEGAISFQRDSFLRIDMYAAGLVLWELASRCTAADGPVDEFCLPFEEEAGLHPSLEDMQDVVVHKKLRPIFREHWLKHTGLAMLCETVEECWDHEAEARLSAGCVEERILSMQRITSLIAPDDILSVVTMVTNLDFPPKESSL is encoded by the exons ATGAGGACAGACACCAAACTGGCCTTGGCCATATTCCTCGTATCCTGTTCATCAG GTGCGATTCTCGGGCGCTCGGAGACGCAGGAGTGTGCGTTTTACAATGCCAGCTGGGAGAAGGACGGCACGAACCAGAGCGGCGTGGAATCATGTCTCACAGAGAAAGACAAACGACGACACTGTTTCTCCACCTGGAAGAACCGCTCAGGAGCCATCGAGATGGTGAAGCAGGGCTGCTGGCTGGACGACGTCAACTGCTACGACAG cgAGTGTGTGGAGCATAAGGAGGATCCCGACGTCTTCTTCTGCTGCTGCGAGGGAAACATGTGCAACGAGAAGTTTCACTACAGTCCAGAGCTGATTCAGA ccacGTCGAGCACCGATCCTCCGAAGCCGGACGAGTTTCCCACACTGCTCTACTCTCTGATTCCCGTCATGGCTGTCGCTGTCATCCTCTTCCTCTCGTTCTGGATGTACCGGCATCTGAAGCCGTCGTACCCGCCGATGCTCGTGCCATCACAG gACCCGTGTCTGATGCCTCCGTCTCCGTTGTTGGGTCAGAAGCCGCTGCAGCTGCTGGAGCTGAAGGCTCGTGGACGCTTCGGCTGCGTCTGGAAAGCTCAGCTGCTCAACGAACACGTGGCTGTCAAAATCTTCCCGGTGCAG AATAAACAGTCGTGGCAGAATGAATATGAGATGTATAGTTTGAGTGGAATGAAACATGAAAATATCCTTCACTTCATCGCGGCAGAAAAAAGAGGGAATGGAGTCGACATCGAGCTCTGGCTCATCACAGCGTATCATGagaag GGCTCGCTGACAGACTTCCTGAAGGCGAACGTTGTGTCGTGGAATGAGTTGTGTCTGATAGCGCAGACGTTTGTGCGCGGTTTGGCGTATTTACACGAGGACATTCCCAACCTGAAGGACGGACACAAGCCTGCCGTTGCTCACCG agaTATCAAGAGTAAGAATGTGTTACTGAAGAGTGATTTAACTGCCTGTATTGCTGACTTTGGCCTGTCACTGAAGTTTGAAGCAGGGAAATCTACAGGTGACACACACGGACAG GTGGGGACGCGGCGGTACATGGCTCCGGAGGTGCTGGAGGGAGCCATCAGTTTCCAGCGTGATTCCTTCCTGAGGATCGACATGTACGCCGCGGGTCTGGTGCTGTGGGAGCTGGCCTCTCGCTGCACAGCGGCCGACG gGCCTGTGGATGAGTTCTGTCTGCCGTTTGAGGAGGAGGCCGGTCTTCATCCGTCTCTGGAGGACATGCAGGACGTCGTTGTGCACAAGAAACTACGGCCGATATTCAGAGAACACTGGCTGAAACatacg GGTCTGGCGATGCTCTGTGAGACCGTGGAGGAGTGCTGGGACCACGAGGCCGAGGCGCGTCTGTCTGCGGGGTGTGTGGAGGAGCGCATCCTCTCAATGCAGCGCATCACCAGCCTCATCGCCCCCGACGACATCCTCTCCGTCGTCACCATGGTTACCAACCTGGACTTCCCCCCTAAAGAATCCAGCCTATGA